In Triticum urartu cultivar G1812 chromosome 6, Tu2.1, whole genome shotgun sequence, the following proteins share a genomic window:
- the LOC125513961 gene encoding ubiquitin carboxyl-terminal hydrolase 3: MGKRWIPLEANPDVMNQFIWGLGVTEGEAQFCDVYGLDDELLAMVPQPVLAVIFLYPLTSLDEKVEEYDASATSTAGGKDSSKKVYFTKQTVGNACGTVGVIHAIGNAASDIKLVEGSYFDRFYKQTADMDPVQRAVFLEEDDEMEGAHFVAATAGDTDVNVEVNEHFVCFSCVDGELYELDGRKSKPISHGPSSPETLLQDAAKVIKARIATNPNSLNFNVMVLSKQ, translated from the exons ATGGGGAAGCGATGGATCCCGCTCGAGGCCAACCCCGACGTCATGAACCAG TTCATCTGGGGACTGGGAGTCACCGAGGGGGAGGCGCAGTTCTGCGACGTCTACGGCCTCGACGACGAGCTGCTCGCCATGGTGCCCCAGCCCGTCCTCGCCGTCATCTTCCTCTACCCGCTCACCTCCCTG GATGAGAAGGTGGAGGAATACGATGCTTCTGCCACCTCGACGGCAGGGGGCAAG GATTCAAGCAAGAAGGTGTACTTTACAAAACAGACTGTTGGCAACGCTTGTGGAACAGTTGGTGTTATTCATGCAATAGGGAATGCTGCATCCGACATCAAGCTGG TTGAGGGATCTTATTTTGATAGGTTTTATAAACAAACAGCTGACATGGATCCAGTTCAG CGTGCTGTCTTTCTTGAGGAGGATGATGAGATGGAGGGTGCTCATTTTGTTGCTGCTACTGCTGGTGACACTGAC GTAAACGTTGAGGTGAATGAACATTTTGTCTGTTTCTCCTGTGTTGATG GTGAACTTTATGAGCTTGATGGACGAAAATCAAAACCGATATCTCATGGCCCTTCATCACCTGAGACCTTGCTGCAG GATGCTGCAAAAGTCATCAAGGCCAGAATTGCGACGAACCCTAACTCGTTGAACTTCAACGTCATGGTTCTTTCAAAACAGTGA
- the LOC125513960 gene encoding protein ROLLING AND ERECT LEAF 2-like: MGMAWSRQQGDAARAAAREHTRRCRERRRLMREAVRARRQLAASHAGYLGSLGLVASALTHFALGEPLPVSDHTPPAVLVHRPAPAPSTPPPLLRSIQPAQQDGAAAAAAEAPPAAARTEGGVVGGEDLRVAVRHRSLAEVAAGLEEYFLRATAAGDPVSKLLEAGNAEYSGGASSFFGVLCCMSSSSSPSVSHDGVDGMHDRIGKRHSSTLQQLMVWEKKLYKEVKARERLQVRHDKKLAALRDQEYSRKINVDIQKLKGAWDRARAQLATASEAAHAGSEAISELRDTHLARQVLGLCHATRDMWKAMRQHHEAQCLIAQQLRGLSGRTSMDATTEIQHGATRALEAAMSAWCAALGHLAKHQRDYVAALHGWLKLTLAPSADGAPASPVAVELAAFVDRWRQALDGVHCAEVLKSIKNFAGATHALYAHQGDELRAARRVAQCTRELDRKSRMLRQVEKSHYDSYAPAGLALWNRGRHWMEHDMRQVHHAHNEVVQRKEEIDACRRKLEGEMKRHAMAIDATRSSAVAGVQRTLPAVFQAMATFSASLATALDAVCRHGSDVQ, encoded by the exons ATGGGGATGGCGTGGTCGCGCCAGCAGGGGGACGCGGCCCGCGCGGCGGCGCGGGAGCACACGAGGCGGTGCAGGGAGCGGCGCCGGCTCATGCGGGAGGCGGTGCGGGCGCGGCGCCAGCTCGCGGCCTCGCACGCCGGCTACCTCGGCTCGCTCGGCCTCGTGGCGTCCGCGCTCACCCACTTCGCGCTCGGCGAGCCGCTCCCGGTGTCCGACCACACCCCTCCCGCCGTGCTCGTGCACCGCCCGGCGCCCGCCCCCtccacgccgccgccgctcctCCGCTCCATCCAGCCGGCGCAGCAGGACGgcgctgccgctgccgctgccgaggcgcCTCCCGCCGCCGCGCGGACGGAGGGCGGCGTCGTTGGCGGGGAGGACCTGCGGGTGGCCGTGAGGCACCGGAGCCTCGCGGAGGTCGCCGCGGGGCTGGAGGAGTACTTCCTCAGGGCTACCGCCGCCGGCGACCCGGTGTCGAAACTCCTCGAGGCCGGCAACGCCGAGTACAGTG GTGGAGCGAGCAGCTTCTTTGGCGTGCTTTGCTGcatgtcgtcgtcgtcgtcgccgtcaGTTTCGCACGACGGGGTCGACGGCATGCACGACCGGATCGGCAAGCGGCATAGCTCCACACTGCAGCAGCTCATGGTCTGGGAGAAGAAGCTGTACAAGGAGGTGAAGGCGAGGGAGCGGCTGCAGGTCCGCCACGACAAGAAGCTGGCGGCGCTCCGGGACCAGGAGTACAGCAGGAAGATCAACGTGGACATCCAGAAGCTCAAGGGCGCGTGGGACAGGGCGCGCGCGCAGCTCGCCACGGCGTCCGAGGCCGCGCACGCCGGCTCCGAAGCCATCTCCGAGCTCCGGGACACCCACCTCGCGCGCCAGGTGCTGGGGCTCTGCCACGCCACGCGCGACATGTGGAAGGCCATGCGCCAGCACCACGAGGCGCAGTGCCTGATAGCGCAGCAGCTGCGCGGGCTCAGCGGCCGGACGTCCATGGACGCGACCACGGAGATCCAGCACGGGGCGACGCGGGCGCTGGAGGCCGCCATGTCGGCCTGGTGCGCCGCGCTGGGCCACCTGGCCAAGCACCAGCGCGACTACGTCGCCGCCCTGCACGGCTGGCTCAAGCTGACGTTGGCGCCGTCCGCGGACGGCGCCCCGGCCTCCCCCGTCGCCGTGGAGCTCGCCGCCTTCGTCGACCGGTGGAGGCAGGCGCTGGACGGCGTGCACTGCGCCGAGGTGCTCAAGTCCATCAAGAACTTCGCCGGTGCCACCCACGCGCTGTACGCGCACCAGGGCGACGAGCTCCGGGCGGCGCGCCGGGTGGCGCAGTGCACCCGCGAGCTGGACCGCAAGTCCCGGATGCTGCGGCAGGTGGAGAAGAGCCACTACGACTCGTACGCGCCGGCGGGGCTCGCGCTGTGGAACCGGGGGCGGCACTGGATGGAGCACGACATGCGGCAGGTGCACCACGCGCACAACGAGGTGGTGCAGCGCAAGGAGGAGATCGACGCGTGCCGGAGGAAGCTCGAGGGCGAGATGAAGAGGCACGCCATGGCCATCGACGCCACCAGGTCCTCGGCGGTCGCCGGCGTGCAGAGGACGCTGCCGGCGGTGTTCCAGGCCATGGCCACCTTCTCGGCGTCGCTTGCCACCGCTCTCGACGCGGTGTGCAGACACGGCAGCGACGTGCAGTAG